In Geobacter anodireducens, a genomic segment contains:
- a CDS encoding phenylalanine--tRNA ligase subunit alpha, with protein sequence MKETLDQLMQSALAEIAGATSEDALQELRVRYLGKKGELTAAMKGLGSLSPEERPRMGQMVNTVKDRLETTLDETLQRVRAVAKKERLERERLDVTLPGRTPLLGTRHPISLVIEEISDIFAGLGFQVAEGPEVELDFYNFEALNFPKDHPARDMQDTFFVDEDILLRTHTSPVQVRTMLKHAPPVRIISPGTVYRCDSDATHSPMFHQIEGFMVDKGVTFGDLKGILTIFVNQFFGAGTGVRLRPSFFPFTEPSAEVDIACVMCKGQGCRVCKQSGWLEILGAGMIDPEVYRHVGYDPESISGFAFGMGIERVAMLKYGIGDLRLFFDNDVRFLQQFR encoded by the coding sequence ATGAAAGAAACGCTTGATCAACTGATGCAATCGGCCCTTGCAGAGATTGCCGGTGCAACTTCCGAGGACGCCCTGCAGGAGTTGCGCGTCAGGTATCTGGGGAAAAAGGGGGAACTGACGGCTGCCATGAAGGGGCTCGGTTCGCTCTCTCCCGAGGAGCGTCCCCGCATGGGCCAAATGGTCAACACGGTCAAGGACCGGCTCGAGACCACGCTGGATGAAACCCTGCAACGGGTCAGGGCCGTGGCCAAAAAGGAGCGCCTGGAGCGGGAACGCCTTGATGTGACGCTCCCCGGCCGCACGCCGTTGCTGGGAACCAGACATCCCATCTCGCTCGTCATCGAGGAGATTTCGGATATATTTGCCGGACTCGGCTTTCAGGTGGCCGAAGGCCCCGAGGTGGAACTGGACTTCTACAACTTCGAGGCACTCAACTTTCCCAAGGACCACCCGGCCCGGGACATGCAGGATACCTTTTTCGTGGACGAGGACATCCTGTTGCGCACCCACACCTCTCCGGTTCAGGTCCGGACCATGCTCAAGCACGCACCCCCGGTCAGGATCATCTCGCCGGGCACGGTCTACCGGTGCGACTCCGACGCTACCCACTCACCCATGTTCCATCAGATCGAAGGGTTCATGGTTGACAAGGGGGTTACCTTCGGCGACCTGAAAGGGATACTGACCATCTTCGTGAACCAGTTCTTCGGCGCCGGGACAGGAGTCCGGCTCCGCCCCTCGTTCTTCCCCTTCACCGAGCCGAGTGCCGAAGTGGACATCGCCTGCGTCATGTGCAAAGGGCAGGGGTGCCGGGTCTGCAAGCAGAGCGGCTGGCTCGAAATACTGGGGGCCGGCATGATCGATCCAGAGGTCTACCGCCATGTGGGCTATGACCCCGAGTCGATCTCCGGGTTTGCGTTCGGCATGGGGATCGAGCGGGTCGCCATGCTCAAGTATGGCATCGGAGACCTGCGCCTGTTCTTTGATAATGATGTGCGGTTCCTGCAACAATTTAGATGA
- a CDS encoding 50S ribosomal protein L20, with protein sequence MARVKRGFKARRRRNKVLKLAKGFRGARSKLFRSATEAVDRALNYAFRDRKVKKRDFRALWITRINAASRLNGLSYSKLIHGLRQARVEIDRKVLADLAVSDPKGFSEIATLAKAQF encoded by the coding sequence ATGGCACGGGTAAAAAGAGGTTTCAAAGCGAGACGCAGAAGAAACAAAGTACTTAAGCTTGCCAAGGGGTTCAGGGGCGCACGGAGCAAATTGTTCAGGAGCGCAACGGAGGCCGTCGACCGGGCGCTCAATTACGCGTTCCGGGACCGCAAGGTCAAAAAGCGCGACTTCCGGGCCCTCTGGATCACGCGGATCAATGCAGCTTCCCGGCTCAACGGACTTTCGTACAGCAAGCTCATCCATGGCCTCAGACAGGCCCGGGTCGAGATTGACCGCAAGGTCTTGGCTGATCTGGCCGTGTCGGACCCCAAGGGGTTCTCGGAAATCGCGACCCTCGCCAAAGCCCAGTTTTAG